Proteins co-encoded in one Ictalurus punctatus breed USDA103 chromosome 18, Coco_2.0, whole genome shotgun sequence genomic window:
- the psmd5 gene encoding 26S proteasome non-ATPase regulatory subunit 5: MAASIESLLAELAEEEDPVEGLRSLRTAVFATPVSSLRETLSVAQLGIIFSLLNTNDKEQVEVCVEILGRVLEVLDPAHLARNCRAELQSGLTHPDNSVKVLALTQIGRAVSDADGMSEVMNNPEILQEVIQCIGAESIGVSKKAISALSKLSNTKAGLDALFRSDLLKKLNDVMAISDIVRYRVYELVVEISSVSPVSLGYCASSSFVSKLLEELTGDDVLIRATAIEMVTSLAQSQHGRQYLAQQGVMDKISNMIVGADSDPFSSFYLPGLVKFFGNLAIMDSPQQVCENYPAFLNMVFAMAMSPDSTQIPVALDTLGVLGGTVEGKQVLHKTGEQFNTVIKRMSRLAQDGATDLRVRSLEAIAQLLTLPVEQQTDDLLLLTESWFCSLSSEPLEMIRSISTQPFPELHCSALRVFTAIACQAWAQRMMISSPGFAEWVMERSVSKGKEAKDCKFQLVGALLSSSSTQEIFGAQNYLKLKTYLKEGPYFVNAIASVTTEGAD, from the exons ATGGCGGCTTCCATCGAAAGTTTGCTAGCAGAATTAGCCGAAGAGGAGGATCCAGTCGAGGGACTCAGGAGCCTCAGGACGGCTGTTTTCGCGACTCCTGTTAGCTCTTTGAGGGAAACTTTATCCGTTGCGCAGCTGGGAATCATTTTCTCGCTGCTGAACACGAATGACAA ggAGCAGGTCGAAGTCTGTGTGGAGATTCTGGGCCGGGTCTTGGAGGTACTAGATCCTGCCCACCTGGCTCGCAACTGCAGAGCGGAGCTCCAGAGTGGACTTACGCATCCGGATAACTCCGTCAAAGTGCTCGCTCTCACACAG atCGGGCGGGCGGTCAGCGATGCTGATGGGATGTCAGAGGTGATGAATAATCCTGAGATTCTACAAGAGGTGATCCAGTGCATTGGGGCAGAAAGTATAGGTGTATCTAAAAAG GCAATATCTGCCCTCAGCAAGCTAAGCAACACAAAGGCAGGGCTTGACGCTCTGTTCCGCTCCGATTTGTTAAAAAAACTGAACGACGTGATGGCCATCAGCGACATTGTCAGATACAGAGTGTATGAG CTGGTGGTGGAGATCTCCTCTGTGTCCCCTGTCTCACTGGGTTACTGTGCCAGTAGCAGCTTTGTCTCTAAACTACTTGAGGAACTGACTGGAGATGATGTTCTCATTAG AGCGACGGCGATAGAGATGGTCACCAGTCTGGCTCAGAGCCAGCATGGCCGTCAGTACCTGGCACAGCAGGGAGTCATGGATAAAATATCCAACATGATTGTGGGTGCTGACTCCGATCCCTTCTCCAGTTTCTACCTGCCAG gcttgGTGAAGTTCTTTGGGAACCTGGCCATCATGGACAGCCCACAGCAGGTGTGTGAGAATTACCCAGCATTCCTCAATATGGTGTTTGCCATGGCGATGTCCCCTGACTCCACTCAGATCCCTGTTGCCCTGGATACACTGGGTGTGCTGGGTGGCACCGTTGAGGGCAAACAAGTTCTAcataaaacag GTGAACAGTTTAACACGGTGATAAAGCGAATGAGTCGGTTAGCCCAAGATGGAGCTACTGACCTCAGAGTGAGGAgtctggaggccattgctcagcTACTCACACTacca GTGGAGCAGCAGACGGACGACTTGTTGCTCCTGACGGAGTCGTGGTTCTGCTCTCTGAGCTCTGAGCCCTTGGAAATGATCAGGTCTATCAGCACCCAGCCATTCCCTGAGTTACACTGCAGCGCACTACGCGTATtcact GCCATTGCTTGCCAAGCCTGGGCCCAGCGAATGATGATCTCATCACCAGGATTTGCTGAGTGGGTGATGGAGCGCTCTGTTAGTAAGGGGAAGGAGGCAAAAGACTGTAAGTTTCAGCTGGTCGGTGCGCTTTTGAGCTCATCGAGCACACAAGAAATCTTCGGCGCTCAAAATTACCTGAAGCTGAAAACATACCTCAAGGAGGGACCCTACTTCGTCAACGCCATAGCCTCGGTCACGACCGAGGGAGCAGactga
- the rpl28 gene encoding 60S ribosomal protein L28, whose amino-acid sequence MSAHLQWMVIRNNSSFLIKRNGQTYSTEPNNLKARNAFRFNGLIHRKTVGVEQAADGKGVVIILKKRAGHRKPAKAYEKITINKNSRTTLNRLRNIIRKNKYRKDLRMAALRRASAILKSQKPVVVKKKRSRATKSA is encoded by the exons ATGTCGGCTCACCTGCAGTGGATGGTGATCAGGAACAACTCCAGCTTTCTCATCAAGAGGAACGGACAGACCTACAGCACT GAGCCAAACAACCTGAAGGCCAGGAACGCGTTCCGCTTTAACGGCCTGATTCACCGTAAGACAGTCGGTGTAGAGCAGGCAGCTGATGGCAAGGGTGTGGTCATCATCCTGAAGAAACGTGCAG GTCACCGCAAACCCGCAAAAGCGTACGAGAAGATCACAATCAACAAGAACTCTCGCACCACGCTGAATCGCCTGAGGAACATCATCCGCAAAAACAAGTACAGGAAGGACCTCCGCATG gctgccCTGAGGCGGGCCAGTGCCATCCTGAAGAGTCAGAAGCCTGTGGTGGTGAAGAAGAAGCGCTCCAGAGCCACCAAGAGTGCATAA